One region of Flavobacterium lipolyticum genomic DNA includes:
- a CDS encoding non-ribosomal peptide synthetase, with amino-acid sequence MTTIEQKSISNYWVTKVKNKPLMNNVKAENGVSKNIQVDTDNLSFFKKITAENAIAELTVLIAVYTALLQRYFEVESFIFTSKPTDAETALLFNSISTSGKSFKDYLGEVKKELQEVYKHSDYDDTLQEKYPFAEYALFGFFYNSKSAHKKNNFPFSVSVNKNDTELELSLSYDVSFVEDHVAAHFLSTYANWLLQLEHCMNDSVDQIPVVTALEREELLNSFNPSVKKYPTKTLVELFEEQAAKTPIDTAVIFKDKELTYNELNQHANQLAHYLRQEYDIQPNDLVGIKLERNESIAVVVLGILKSGAAYVPVDVNYPEERIKYIEKDSQCKVVIDENEFRHFLSRKDNYKTDNPEILNQSTDLAYIIYTSGTTGNPKGVMITHQNAVVLLYWSQEEFNAAAFDVVYAATSYCFDLSVYELFYPLSIGKKIRILDNALEIGEALQYDKKVLINTVPSSIRNTIESGYRLENAAIINLAGEPFPVDIAKKLLQTNAEIRNLYGPSEDTTYSTVYRLAAQKEYTASVSIGKPLANTQVYLLDKNLELVPVGVAGKLYISGDGLSKGYLNRPELTAEKFIPNPFKKESLMYDTGDMAKWLPDGTIDFLGRKDYQVKLRGYRIELGEIENAVLSFSENITQAVALVLLKNGAQNLVVYFTKTKVTDHEILKNYLKEKLPAFMIPHYLIGVDKIPLTPNGKIDRKVLENLPLNQVSNANYVAPKSETEKTLTIIWQEILGIEKVGIEDNFFDLGGHSLMIGQVINLIYKQLEGSISYKEFFLTPTIAQISQKIQKGGYKVIPKAKAQEYYPLTSSQHKIWVLSQFEGGNSAYNMHGALKFRGDLEVSKLENAFRLLIAKYEILRTYFKAGYDGEISQYILEEGEWNFALTHENYLNKSTAEISQYLKEQQAAIFDLTKAPLLKAALVKTEENEHILSLVVQHTISDGWSLELMFAEIVAAYNNLVQEKLIDFSPAAIQFKDYAAWMQIQENEEAFLDSENYWLSVFKEDIPVLELPSYRSRPVRQTYNGSTLSYQFSEAFLSKLKHFSKTNNVTPFMTLMAGINALLYRYTNQNTIVLGTPIAGREHPDLENQLGLFLNTLAIKTEINGTDSFSTLLELQRKILIEAYEHQNYSFSTLVNKLNLKRDASRSALFDVLVVLQNQAQLNTLSTHVPMLGVEIEPYEVKRNTAQFDLSFIFTEQEERLLLSLEYNTDLYDAFWIKAIFKHFENLLTTVFTDANVTIDAIEYVEETEKELLLKTFNATEIYFPKEATIVDLLEAQAAKTPNDCALIFNDVQLTYKELHEQSNQLGEYLRENYAIRPNDLVGVRLKRDERLLLTILGVLKSGAAYVPMDVNYPEDRIKYIVEDSNCKVVIDENEWSKFQVKKQQYSTENLPKINRAEDLAYVIYTSGTTGKPKGVLITNKNVSALLYWAKKEFDTERFDLVYAVTSHCFDLSAYEMFFTLSVGKTIKLLSNALEISKELKNDKKVLLNTVPSSIRSLMEEDFSSLENASIINLAGEPFPVDIARELLRTTAEIRNLYGPSEDTTYSTYYQLEKGKTYKTIPVGKPISNTQAYVLDKNLQLTPLGIVGKLYLAGEGVALGYLNKEELTAAKFIKNPFVEGSVLYDTGDMVKWFPDGNIEFLGRKDQQVKLRGYRIELDEIENGLLQFSAEVKQVVVAIKPFKGADTLVAYYTVGNAISKDDLKAYLQSKLPAYMVPQYYVEVPFIPLSPNGKTDKEALPNIDETNETNSGYVEPKGRIEKIVALIWKDILAVETISATDDFFNLGGHSLKLGQLINKINEQLQVTVPFEKLFEYSVLRDQAELIKRSFSNNFEPIAAVPAATSYEMSYAQKSLWMVSQFKGNEVAYNIPAVYHFHGTLDIIAFKEAFYRVIKKHEILRTVFKEDDEKSIRQFITPSEEFKLSIGCEDFSDFNDKELLLQQEIKQISNFEFDLFKGPLFKAKLVRIDSQHHVLLFVIHHIISDAWSLQLLIEEISSNYNSILKKEAVLPSSKLDIQYKEYSHWLKAQIETNAITSAYWMKELQGHLKPLHYKYEYLLPNDVENQDNKIDFFLNAEVNSAIKKIAKKLNVTEFSFHLAAFFSFLHLQTEQSDIVLGVPFAGRAHAHLEDQLGYYVNLLPIRVKFHQNENFETIIRGVQHKLSKAFEHQMYPIDLILRDLEFERGDRGTNFINTGFTWNELTHDEFTINENLKAKAQSVATEQVKYDLWIISNGSGFILEYRKEVFSKDTIALFAERYLVFLEELSKGIEHEIGAYSFKTEREKQLEASRINIEINF; translated from the coding sequence ATGACAACCATCGAACAAAAAAGTATTTCGAACTATTGGGTAACAAAAGTTAAGAATAAGCCCCTGATGAATAATGTTAAGGCAGAAAACGGGGTTAGTAAGAACATACAAGTTGATACCGACAATCTTTCGTTTTTTAAAAAAATTACAGCTGAGAATGCAATAGCAGAACTAACAGTTTTAATTGCGGTTTACACGGCCTTACTGCAACGCTATTTTGAAGTAGAGAGTTTCATTTTTACGTCGAAACCTACTGATGCTGAAACTGCATTATTGTTTAATAGTATTTCCACATCTGGTAAGTCATTTAAGGATTATTTAGGGGAAGTTAAAAAGGAATTACAGGAAGTTTATAAACATTCGGACTATGACGATACATTACAGGAAAAATATCCTTTTGCTGAATATGCTCTTTTTGGCTTTTTCTACAATTCAAAATCAGCTCACAAAAAAAATAACTTTCCGTTTTCAGTATCAGTAAACAAAAACGATACAGAATTGGAGTTATCTCTTTCCTATGATGTTTCGTTTGTGGAGGATCATGTGGCAGCTCATTTTTTAAGTACTTATGCAAACTGGCTGTTGCAACTTGAGCATTGTATGAATGATTCGGTTGATCAAATACCGGTTGTTACTGCGTTGGAAAGAGAAGAATTGTTAAACTCTTTTAATCCTTCTGTAAAAAAATATCCAACTAAAACGCTGGTTGAGTTATTTGAGGAACAGGCAGCAAAAACACCAATTGATACCGCTGTTATTTTTAAGGACAAGGAATTAACTTATAACGAACTGAATCAGCACGCGAATCAGTTGGCCCATTATCTCAGACAAGAGTATGATATTCAGCCTAATGATTTAGTTGGAATAAAGCTCGAACGAAATGAATCTATAGCAGTAGTTGTATTAGGGATTCTTAAATCCGGTGCTGCTTATGTACCTGTCGATGTTAATTATCCTGAAGAGCGAATCAAATATATCGAAAAGGACAGTCAGTGTAAAGTGGTGATAGATGAAAATGAATTTAGACATTTTCTTAGTCGTAAAGACAATTATAAAACAGACAATCCTGAGATACTAAATCAGTCTACGGACTTAGCCTATATCATTTATACTTCGGGAACTACCGGAAACCCGAAAGGGGTTATGATTACGCATCAGAATGCAGTTGTTTTACTTTATTGGTCTCAGGAGGAGTTTAATGCTGCTGCTTTTGATGTGGTCTATGCGGCAACTTCTTATTGCTTTGATCTTTCGGTCTACGAATTGTTTTATCCTTTGTCTATTGGAAAAAAAATAAGAATTCTGGACAATGCACTTGAAATTGGAGAAGCACTTCAGTACGATAAAAAGGTATTGATCAATACCGTGCCGTCGAGCATTCGAAATACGATAGAAAGCGGATACCGTTTAGAAAATGCTGCGATCATAAATTTGGCAGGCGAACCTTTTCCGGTTGATATTGCTAAGAAATTATTACAGACTAATGCCGAGATAAGAAATTTATACGGGCCATCTGAAGATACAACGTACAGTACAGTTTATAGATTAGCAGCGCAAAAAGAGTACACGGCTTCGGTTTCGATAGGCAAACCACTAGCGAATACTCAGGTTTACCTATTGGATAAAAATTTAGAATTAGTCCCTGTTGGTGTAGCCGGAAAATTGTACATCTCGGGTGATGGATTGTCAAAAGGATATTTGAATCGTCCTGAACTAACTGCTGAAAAATTCATACCGAATCCGTTTAAAAAGGAATCTTTAATGTACGATACCGGAGACATGGCCAAATGGCTTCCGGATGGGACTATTGATTTCCTGGGAAGAAAAGATTATCAGGTAAAATTAAGAGGATACCGCATTGAATTGGGAGAAATTGAAAACGCAGTGCTTTCTTTTTCAGAAAATATTACACAAGCCGTTGCTCTGGTATTGTTGAAGAATGGGGCGCAGAATTTAGTGGTGTATTTCACTAAAACTAAAGTGACAGATCACGAAATTTTAAAAAATTACCTTAAAGAAAAGCTGCCAGCTTTTATGATACCGCATTATTTGATTGGCGTGGATAAAATTCCGTTGACACCAAACGGAAAAATTGACCGTAAGGTTCTTGAAAATTTGCCGTTGAATCAGGTATCCAATGCAAATTATGTAGCCCCGAAAAGTGAAACAGAAAAAACACTGACGATTATTTGGCAGGAAATTTTAGGGATTGAAAAAGTAGGTATCGAAGATAACTTTTTCGATTTGGGAGGACACAGTTTAATGATCGGTCAGGTGATCAATCTTATCTACAAACAGTTGGAGGGATCTATTTCTTATAAAGAGTTTTTCTTAACTCCTACTATTGCACAGATAAGTCAAAAAATACAAAAAGGAGGTTATAAGGTAATTCCCAAAGCGAAAGCGCAGGAATATTACCCGTTAACCTCTTCACAACATAAAATTTGGGTGCTGAGCCAGTTTGAAGGCGGTAATAGTGCCTACAACATGCATGGAGCTTTAAAATTTAGAGGAGATTTAGAAGTTTCAAAACTCGAAAATGCTTTCCGTCTTTTAATCGCTAAATATGAAATTTTAAGAACCTATTTTAAAGCGGGCTATGATGGTGAAATAAGTCAGTACATTTTAGAAGAAGGCGAATGGAATTTTGCCCTTACTCACGAAAATTATCTGAATAAGAGCACAGCAGAGATTTCTCAATATTTAAAGGAACAACAAGCGGCTATTTTTGATTTGACGAAAGCGCCATTATTAAAAGCAGCACTAGTAAAAACAGAAGAAAACGAACATATTCTTTCACTGGTGGTACAGCATACCATAAGCGATGGCTGGTCTTTAGAACTGATGTTTGCAGAGATTGTAGCTGCTTACAATAATTTGGTTCAGGAAAAACTGATTGATTTTTCACCTGCGGCAATTCAGTTTAAAGATTATGCAGCATGGATGCAGATACAGGAAAACGAAGAAGCGTTTTTAGATTCAGAAAACTATTGGTTGTCTGTATTTAAAGAAGATATTCCTGTTTTGGAATTGCCAAGTTACAGAAGCCGTCCGGTCAGACAAACTTATAATGGTAGTACGCTTTCGTATCAATTTTCGGAGGCCTTTTTATCAAAATTAAAACATTTTTCCAAGACGAATAATGTGACCCCGTTCATGACGCTAATGGCCGGAATCAATGCTTTGTTGTACCGCTATACAAATCAGAATACGATCGTTCTGGGCACTCCGATAGCCGGAAGGGAGCACCCGGATCTGGAAAACCAGCTGGGATTATTTTTAAATACGTTAGCGATTAAAACTGAAATAAATGGAACGGATAGTTTTTCGACCTTACTAGAGCTGCAAAGAAAGATCTTAATCGAGGCTTATGAGCATCAGAATTACTCCTTCAGCACTTTAGTCAACAAACTTAATTTAAAAAGAGACGCTTCAAGATCGGCCTTGTTTGATGTGTTGGTCGTATTGCAAAATCAGGCACAATTAAACACCCTATCGACCCATGTTCCAATGTTGGGAGTTGAGATAGAGCCTTATGAAGTGAAACGAAATACTGCTCAGTTTGATCTTAGTTTTATTTTTACGGAGCAGGAGGAAAGGCTGTTATTAAGTCTGGAATACAATACCGATTTATACGATGCCTTTTGGATTAAGGCAATCTTCAAACATTTCGAGAATTTGTTGACAACTGTATTTACGGATGCAAACGTTACGATTGATGCTATTGAATATGTAGAGGAAACAGAAAAAGAATTGTTACTGAAAACATTCAATGCTACTGAAATATACTTTCCGAAAGAAGCTACTATTGTTGATCTGCTTGAAGCTCAGGCAGCCAAAACACCAAATGATTGTGCCCTTATCTTTAATGATGTACAGTTGACTTATAAGGAACTCCACGAGCAATCCAATCAATTGGGGGAATATCTGAGAGAAAATTATGCGATCAGACCCAACGATTTAGTAGGTGTTCGTTTAAAAAGAGACGAGCGTTTGCTCCTAACCATTTTAGGAGTGCTTAAATCAGGAGCAGCTTATGTCCCAATGGATGTTAATTATCCTGAGGATCGCATAAAATATATTGTAGAAGATAGTAATTGCAAAGTTGTAATTGACGAAAACGAATGGAGTAAATTTCAGGTAAAGAAACAACAATATAGTACCGAAAATCTTCCAAAAATAAACAGAGCCGAAGATTTGGCTTATGTTATTTATACTTCGGGAACAACAGGTAAACCAAAAGGAGTTTTGATTACCAATAAAAATGTTTCAGCACTCTTGTACTGGGCTAAAAAAGAATTCGATACAGAACGTTTTGATTTGGTCTATGCCGTAACCTCACATTGTTTTGATCTTTCGGCCTATGAAATGTTTTTTACGCTATCAGTTGGCAAGACTATAAAACTGCTGAGCAATGCTTTGGAGATAAGTAAAGAATTAAAAAACGATAAAAAAGTTTTACTGAATACAGTTCCTTCCAGTATACGAAGTCTGATGGAGGAAGATTTTTCTTCATTAGAAAATGCCAGTATCATCAATTTAGCGGGTGAACCATTTCCGGTCGATATCGCCAGAGAATTGCTGCGCACTACAGCAGAAATCAGAAACCTGTACGGACCTTCTGAGGATACAACTTATAGTACCTATTACCAGTTAGAAAAAGGTAAGACCTATAAAACAATCCCGGTTGGAAAACCTATTTCCAATACACAGGCTTATGTATTAGACAAAAATCTACAACTTACGCCACTGGGTATTGTTGGAAAACTTTATCTAGCCGGCGAAGGAGTAGCTCTGGGATATTTGAATAAAGAAGAACTTACGGCCGCTAAATTTATCAAAAATCCATTTGTTGAAGGAAGTGTTTTATACGATACGGGCGATATGGTTAAATGGTTTCCGGATGGGAATATTGAATTCCTGGGCAGAAAAGACCAGCAGGTAAAACTAAGAGGCTATCGAATAGAGTTGGACGAAATAGAAAATGGTCTCCTGCAATTTTCAGCAGAGGTAAAACAGGTTGTGGTGGCGATAAAACCGTTTAAAGGCGCTGATACTTTAGTGGCTTACTACACAGTTGGTAATGCTATTTCTAAAGACGATTTAAAAGCCTATCTGCAAAGCAAACTGCCGGCTTATATGGTACCTCAATATTATGTTGAGGTTCCTTTTATTCCTTTATCTCCAAATGGAAAAACAGACAAAGAAGCACTTCCGAATATCGATGAAACTAACGAGACGAATAGTGGTTATGTGGAACCGAAAGGAAGGATTGAAAAAATAGTAGCACTTATCTGGAAAGATATTTTAGCTGTAGAGACCATCAGTGCGACCGATGATTTTTTTAATTTGGGAGGGCACAGTCTCAAGCTGGGGCAGTTGATTAATAAAATAAACGAACAGTTACAGGTTACCGTTCCTTTTGAAAAGCTGTTTGAATATTCCGTTTTAAGAGATCAGGCCGAACTCATAAAGAGATCGTTCTCTAACAATTTTGAACCTATTGCAGCAGTTCCTGCGGCGACTTCATACGAGATGTCATATGCACAAAAAAGCCTTTGGATGGTCAGTCAGTTTAAAGGGAATGAAGTGGCTTATAATATTCCGGCCGTATATCATTTTCACGGAACACTTGACATTATTGCGTTTAAAGAAGCTTTCTATCGGGTTATCAAAAAGCATGAAATCCTGAGAACTGTTTTTAAAGAAGATGACGAAAAAAGTATCAGACAGTTCATTACACCATCTGAAGAATTTAAACTTTCGATTGGATGCGAAGATTTTAGCGACTTTAATGACAAAGAGCTGTTACTTCAGCAGGAAATTAAGCAAATAAGCAATTTTGAATTTGATTTGTTCAAAGGGCCTTTATTCAAGGCAAAATTAGTTCGTATCGATTCCCAACATCATGTTTTGTTATTTGTAATTCACCATATCATATCCGATGCTTGGTCATTGCAGCTTCTGATAGAAGAGATCAGTAGTAATTACAATTCAATATTGAAAAAAGAAGCGGTTCTGCCTTCTTCTAAATTAGATATTCAGTACAAAGAATACAGTCATTGGCTGAAAGCTCAGATTGAAACAAACGCTATAACTAGTGCTTATTGGATGAAGGAACTGCAGGGGCATTTAAAACCGCTCCATTATAAATATGAGTATCTGCTTCCGAATGATGTTGAAAATCAGGATAATAAAATTGATTTTTTCCTGAATGCCGAAGTCAATTCAGCCATAAAGAAGATCGCTAAAAAGCTTAATGTCACTGAATTTTCATTTCACTTAGCTGCATTTTTCAGTTTTCTGCATCTACAAACGGAGCAATCGGATATCGTATTAGGAGTTCCGTTTGCGGGAAGGGCTCATGCCCATCTCGAAGATCAGCTGGGGTATTATGTTAACCTGCTGCCTATACGAGTTAAATTTCATCAGAATGAAAATTTCGAAACCATAATCAGAGGGGTTCAGCACAAATTATCAAAAGCTTTTGAGCACCAAATGTACCCAATCGATTTAATCCTGAGAGATTTAGAATTTGAAAGGGGAGACAGAGGAACCAATTTTATCAATACCGGTTTTACCTGGAATGAGCTTACTCACGATGAATTTACAATCAATGAAAATCTTAAGGCAAAAGCGCAAAGTGTAGCTACAGAACAGGTTAAATATGACTTGTGGATAATTTCAAACGGTTCCGGTTTTATTCTGGAATACAGAAAAGAGGTTTTTAGTAAAGACACCATAGCTCTTTTTGCCGAACGTTATCTGGTATTTCTGGAAGAACTGTCAAAAGGCATAGAACATGAAATAGGAGCCTACAGTTTTAAAACCGAACGTGAAAAACAACTGGAAGCTTCCAGAATCAATATCGAAATCAATTTTTAG